Proteins from a single region of Ziziphus jujuba cultivar Dongzao chromosome 1, ASM3175591v1:
- the LOC107406881 gene encoding protein ELF4-LIKE 4 isoform X1: MEMEGGIFTGLGNGSQVDGKVLQTFQTNFVQVQDILDQNRLLINEINQNHESKIPDNLSRNVGLIRELNNNIRRVVDLYADLSSSFTKSMEASSEGESGGTLKSDGKTSQKRVRSGCKKKAQFASGDRKIIKITVHGPPSDFFHLDVELPQLCVSLLMLLLLSD; encoded by the exons ATGGAAATGGAAGGTGGTATATTTACAGGCTTAGGTAATGGATCGCAAGTGGATGGCAAAGTTTTACAGACATTCCAGACTAATTTTGTACAAGTTCAGGACATTTTGGATCAGAACAGGTTGCTAATTAACGAGATTAACCAGAATCACGAGTCGAAGATCCCAGATAACTTGAGCCGGAATGTGGGATTAATCAGAGAGCTTAACAACAATATCAGAAGGGTGGTAGATCTCTATGCTGATCTTTCAAGTTCCTTCACCAAGTCAATGGAAGCTTCATCAGAAGGCGAATCAGGTGGCACTTTGAAATCGGATGGAAAAACTAGTCAGAAGAGAGTTAGATCCGG TTGTAAAAAGAAAGCACAGTTTGCTTCAGGAGACAGAAAGATAATCAAGATTACAGTACATGGACCCCCCAgtgatttttttcatttagatGTGGAACTGCCTCAACTTTGCGTATCTTTGCTTATGCTATTACTTCTTTCTGATTGA
- the LOC107406981 gene encoding uncharacterized protein LOC107406981 isoform X1 produces MDSIISSALEEICLEGQAGVSLRTLWSRLNPSLSSANLDLSPALKQAVWTGLLGVPTIQFQANKACYGASDLSIQSFQDAEKLNLKLVAEERLRDNFLGLYNVHSANVSIPEKQRRSLQRLATARKNGITQNQLAKEFGIEGRNFHYIAKNLECQGLIVRQAALVKTKEALDEGESRNSPSVTTNLMYLSRYANYLGSQQKLEITKEEHAPEVLENVNGSTTNEDGFTGNRVKEDVLVKDYLPAMEKVCDLLEKANGKVLVVADIKKELGYVGSSAGHKEWRRVRSRLKDAHIVEEFQAKVNDKVECCLRMLKQFSPKSFEPKALGCVGDGCEVQQLRFGKKCQAISQLMELPIEHQIYDMIDAAGSEGLTFMEVCRRLGLDNKKNHNRLFNMVSRFGMDLQAENHKKTAVYRLWTSGKRNSELANVVNDDKVSNVHVCNLDTLDSSVETRPENEPLTLKGDTVTSEEMESRKTDIDLSNVSPVDTQSSLLLPCPGNSQECILEPRDIYSEPELNLVSREAETNITSSETPPPMLKPVSSGSYPRYPCLSLTVDSSRREKRILERLQNEKFILRGELYKWLVSLEKDKCTTTDRKTVDRIVNKLQQQGNCIVRSISVPVVTNFGHSRTVQVVMHPSIQRPSPELVSEIHDRQRSFEIQSRGTCSSRWKKNESVPVLDDIQRTQNHANSDDRAVKSEAMRTNGFILAKMIRAKLLHCFLWDYLYSSEVSNNSLSSKEHVNKLSNPHSSSKLFSLEAAIRAIPVELFLQVVGSTQKFDDMIKKCKMGLHLSDLSVQEYKSLMDTRATGRLSLLIDILRRIKLIRMISDEHPKDGVQVLQSTYTHAMELKPYIEEPISKHALSLNFGYLDLRPRIRHDFILSNREAVNEYWQTLEYAYAAAHPKAALHAFPGSAVHELFSWGSWASVRVMTADQRAELLKRITEGDLSEKLSYKQCGKIAKDLNLTLEQVLRVYYDKRQQRLNRFQGEGGDFQPVKTKRGSSSRRRKRSPEVRSVKFRKIDEATGQLNEQRCATIPDAVNQFVEEQDLLVSPLGKNKNNLPLFQEDDHLETEEPQPNEDDEGCYSVISKCAFSKMKPTRQRRFSWTEEADRKMLIQYARYRAALGAKFHRTDWASLPDLPAPPSTCKKRMASLKINIKFRKALMRLCNLLSERYVKLLEKTQDRFPEKDICRMQGSLGGVLSRKFSDGSEHTQETHVEEESWDDFHKSDLKAALDEVLRYKRIAKLEASRGVGSSREEWQDLNMNAEEYEFQGSEENENLAATPCEDVRNQPGQPSKTGTRRSRRQRLHKKFIKLLNEEVNVSRQIYNSLAVSNAVELFKLVFLSNSTAPEVPNLLAEILRRYSEHDLFSAFNYLRDKRIMVGGIGTQPFSLSQQFLHSISKSSFPTNCGDRATKFSNWLHERERDLMEGGIDLTDDLQCGDVFHLFALVSSGQLSISPCLPDEGVGEAEDLRSSKRKIDSYESSDGVKSKKLKSFVVSEGEIISRREKGFPGIVVSIHRTAFSTADAVDLFKDQNACAGEQYVCGNELFHNTSGLSSFSHSTHFKHIHSSDSNGSLAENSHESTWKAMADYAQNLLPINFDLEKYGAINPEVFGAVCTAIQKAGDQGLSIKEVSQVINMPGEMPELIINVLQTFGRALKVNAYDTVHVVDALYRSKYFLTSVATISRELETPSCTTSIKGDDGHFVNHSENNDFSSACPQRETKMNVDNVHKVTFLNFPEEVADVCNEHQSSNVHECDMLEKVILPGGDKEEEPLKFSSGELCVPIFPWINGDGRINKIIYKGLRRRVLGIVMQNPGILEDDIIRRMDVLNPQSCRKLLELMILDNHIYVRKMHQYISNGPPLILGTLFGSSFSKSKLVCREHFFANPMSTALL; encoded by the exons ATGGACTCGATCATATCTTCCGCGTTGGAAGAAATCTGTTTGGAAGGCCAAGCCGGTGTCTCTCTCCGAACTCTATGGTCCAGGCTCAACCCCTCCCTCTCTTCCGCCAACCTCGACCTCTCTCCGGCACTGAAGCAAGCCGTATGGACCGGTCTCCTCGGCGTTCCCACTATCCAATTCCAAGCCAACAAGGCGTGCTATGGCGCCTCCGACCTCTCCATTCAGTCTTTCCAAGACGCCGAGAAACTCAATTTGAAGCTTGTTGCCGAAGAGCGTCTCAGGGACAACTTTCTGGGGCTCTACAACGTCCACTCGGCCAATGTCAGCATACCTGAGAAGCAGCGACGCTCCCTCCAACGCCTTGCTACTGCTCG aaAAAATGGAATTACACAAAATCAACTTGCCAAAGAATTTGGCATAGAAGGGAGAAACTTCCATTATATAGCTAAGAACCTTGAGTGTCAAGGGTTAATAGTGAGGCAAGCTGCACTTGTAAAAACTAAAGAAGCTCTAGATGAAGGGGAGTCAAGAAACAGTCCAAGTGTAACTACCAATTTAATGTACTTATCTCGGTATGCTAATTATTTGGGATCTCAACAAAAATTGGAGATCACCAAAGAAGAACATGCTCCTGAAGTTCTTGAGAATGTTAATGGAAGTACTACTAATGAAGATGGTTTTACGGGCAATAGGGTTAAAGAGGATGTGCTGGTTAAGGATTACCTGCCAGCAATGGAAAAAGTCTGCGATCTACTTGAAAAAGCCAATGGCAAG GTTCTTGTTGTTGCAGATATTAAGAAAGAGCTAGGTTATGTTGGATCTTCTGCAGGACATAAGGAGTGGAGGAGg GTTCGTTCCAGGTTGAAAGATGCTCATATTGTGGAGGAGTTTCAGGCTAAAGTGAATGATAAG GTTGAATGTTGCCTCCGTATGCTTAAACAGTTTTCTCCAAAGAGTTTTGAGCCAAAAGCTCTTGGATGTGTAGGTGATGGCTGTGAGGTACAACAGTTGAGATTTGGTAAGAAATGTCAAGCCATCAGTCAGCTTATGGAACTTCCTATTGAGCATCAAATTTATGATATGATTGATGCTGCTGGATCTGAGGGCTTGACTTTCATGGAG GTCTGCAGGAGGCTTGGGCTTGACAACAAGAAGAACCACAACCGACTTTTTAATATGGTCTCTAGGTTTGGAATGGATCTGCAGGCAGAAAACCACAAGAAAACTGCAGTATATCGACTATGGACATCTGGAAAACGCAATTCTGAATTGGCTAATGTAGTCAATGATGATAAAGTTTCTAATGTGCACGTTTGCAATCTAGATACTCTTGACAGTTCAGTGGAGACCCGTCCAGAGAATGAGCCTTTAACTTTGAAAGGTGATACTGTTACATCTGAAGAAATGGAGAGTAGAAAAACTGACATTGACCTTTCTAATGTATCCCCTGTGGATACTCAGTCGAGCCTTTTGCTTCCTTGTCCTGGCAATTCCCAGGAGTGTATTCTTGAGCCAAGAGATATATATTCTGAGCCTGAACTAAATCTAGTGAGTAGAGAAGCGGAAACAAATATTACTTCATCAGAAACACCACCCCCTATGTTGAAGCCAGTTTCTTCTGGGTCATACCCGAGGTATCCATGTTTGTCGTTGACTGTGGATAGTTCTCGGAGGGAGAAAAGGATACTTGAGCGGTTACAG aatgaGAAGTTCATTTTACGAGGCGAGCTGTATAAGTGGCTTGTGAGTCTTGAGAAGGACAAGTGCACAACAACAGACAGGAAAACTGTTGACCGAATTGTAAACAAACTTCAGCAACAAGGAAATTGCATAGTTAGGAGCATCAGTGTCCCTGTTGTCACAAATTTTGGCCATAGCCGTACGGTTCAGGTAGTTATGCATCCATCCATTCAAAGGCCATCTCCCGAACTAGTTTCTGAAATTCACGATAGACAGAGGTCTTTTGAGATTCAAAGTCGTGGGACATGCTCATCCCGGTGGAAGAAAAATGAATCTGTTCCTGTATTAGATGATATTCAGAGAACTCAGAACCATGCCAATTCAGATGACCGAGCAGTTAAATCGGAAGCTATGCGCACTAATGGCTTTATTCTGGCAAAAATGATTCGTGCAAAACTTTTACATTGTTTCCTTTGGGATTATCTCTATAGTTCTGAAGTTTCTAATAATTCTTTATCATCTAAGGAACATGTCAACAAGCTAAGCAATCCTCATAGTAGTAGTAAATTGTTTTCCCTAGAAGCAGCAATTAGGGCCATTCCGGTTGAGCTGTTCTTACAAGTTGTTGGATCCACTCAAAAGTTTGATGATATGATCAAGAAGTGTAAGATGGGTTTGCATCTATCTGACCTCTCTGTTCAGGAATACAAGTCTCTCATGGATACCCGTGCAACTGGAAGGCTTTCGTTGCTTATTGACATCTTACGACGGATAAag ttgattcGGATGATTAGTGATGAGCATCCAAAAGATGGAGTCCAAGTTTTGCAATCCACCTATACACATGCAATGGAGCTAAAGCCTTATATAGAGGAACCGATTTCAAAGCATGCACTATCTTTGAATTTTGGTTATCTTGATCTTCGCCCAAGAATCAGGCATGACTTTATTTTGTCAAACAGAGAAGCCGTTAATGAGTATTGGCAAACTCTAGAGTATGCTTATGCAGCTGCTCACCCAAAAGCTGCTTTGCATGCATTCCCTGGATCTGCTGTTCATGAG CTATTTTCTTGGGGGTCATGGGCTTCAGTTCGAGTTATGACAGCTGATCAGCGCGCAGAGCTCTTGAAACGCATAACAGAGGGTGATCTAAGTGAAAAACTTTCATATAAACAATGTGGAAAGATTGCAAAGGATCTGAATTTGACTTTAGAGCAg GTGCTTCGTGTGTATTATGATAAGCGCCAACAACGTCTTAATAGATTTCAAGGTGAAGGGGGTGACTTTCAACCAGTTAAGACTAAAAGAGGTTCATCTTCACGGAGAAGGAAGAGATCTCCAGAAGTGAGGTCAGTGAAGTTCAGAAAAATTGATGAGGCAACTGGGCAGTTGAATGAGCAGAGATGTGCAACAATACCTGATGCCGTGAACCAATTTGTGGAAGAACAAGATCTCTTAGTTTCTCCTTTaggaaagaacaaaaacaatttaCCGCTATTTCAGGAGGATGATCATTTAGAAACTGAGGAACCTCAAccaaatgaagatgatgaggggTGTTATTCTGTTATTAGTAAGTGTGCCTTTTCTAAGATGAAGCCAACACGTCAAAGAAGGTTTTCATGGACAGAGGAGGCTGATag GAAAATGCTGATCCAGTATGCTAGATACCGTGCAGCTCTTGGGGCAAAATTTCACCGTACAGATTGGGCTTCACTTCCTGACCTTCCGGCACCTCCAAGTACCTGTAAGAAAAGGATGGCATCActcaaaattaacataaaatttagaaaagcttTGATGAGACTTTGTAACTTGCTCAGTGAACGGTATGTGAAACTCCTGGAGAAGACCCAAGACAGGTTTCCAGAAAAAGATATTTGCAGAATGCAAGGTTCTTTAGGAGGAGTTCTTAGCAGGAAGTTTTCAGATGGCAGTGAGCATACTCAAGAGACACATGTTGAGGAAGAATCATGGGATGATTTTCATAAAAGTGACTTGAAAGCTGCCCTAGATGAGGTTCTTCGATACAAGAGGATAGCTAAATTGGAGGCCTCCAGAGGAGTTGGGTCTTCCCGTGAGGAGTGGCAAGATCTAAATATGAATGCTGAAGAATAT GAATTTCAAGGAtctgaagaaaatgaaaatctcGCAGCAACTCCCTGTGAGGATGTTCGTAATCAGCCTGGACAACCATCGAAAACTGGTACACGAAGATCACGGCGTCAACGACTTCATAAGAAGTTTATTAAGCTCTTAAATGAAGAAGTTAATGTTAGCAgacaaatatataattcattggCTGTTTCGAATGCTGTAGAGCTGTTTAAGCTTGTCTTCTTGAGTAACTCTACAGCGCCTGAAGTACCGAATCTTCTGGCAGAAATTCTGCGGCGATACTCAGAACATGATCTATTTTCAGCTTTCAATTACCTTAGGGATAAGAGAATCATG GTGGGGGGTATTGGCACTCAACCATTTTCCCTTTCACAACAGTTTTTGCATAGCATTTCCAAGTCATCATTTCCAACTAATTGTGGAGACAGAGCTACTAAATTCTCTAATTGGCTgcatgagagagagagggacctTATGGAAGGCGGGATTGATCTAACTGATGACTTACAGTGTGGGGACGTCTTCCATTTGTTTGCTTTAGTTTCTTCAGGTCAACTGTCAATTTCTCCATGCTTGCCAGATGAAGGAGTTGGAGAAGCTGAAGATCTGAGAAGCTCAAAACGTAAGATTGATAGTTATGAATCTTCTGATGGTGTTAAGTCTAAGAAGCTGAAATCCTTTGTGGTATCAGAAGGTGAAATTATTTCTCGACGAGAAAAAGGTTTTCCAGGTATTGTGGTTTCTATACATCGGACAGCCTTTTCTACAGCTGATGCTGTAGATTTGTTCAAAGATCAGAATGCTTGTGCTGGTGAACAATATGTTTGCGGGAATGAGTTATTCCACAATACTTCAGGTCTTAGTAGTTTTTCTCATTCCACCCACTTCAAGCATATTCATTCTTCTGACAGCAACGGATCTCTAGCTGAAAATTCCCATGAATCAACTTGGAAAGCTATGGCAGATTATGCTCAAAATTTGCTACCAATAAATTTTGATCTAGAAAAATATGGTGCCATCAACCCTGAGGTCTTTGGAGCTGTTTGTACTGCCATTCAGAAGGCTGGTGACCAAGGTTTGAGCATCAAAGAAGTTTCCCAGGTCATAAACATGCCAG gagAAATGCCAGAACTTATCATTAACGTGCTCCAAACTTTTGGACGAGCCTTAAAG GTTAATGCTTATGATACTGTACATGTTGTTGATGCTTTGTACCGTTCCAAGTATTTTTTGACCTCAGTTGCTACTATATCTCGAGAGCTTGAAACGCCTTCCTGTACAACATCCATCAAAGGTGATGACGGCCATTTTGTCAACCACTCAGAGAACAATGATTTTAGCAGTGCTTGTCCACAGAGGGAAACCAAAATGAATGTTGATAATGTGCATAAAGTTACTTTTCTTAATTTCCCTGAAGAGGTTGCTGATGTCTGTAACGAACATCAATCTAGCAATGTGCATGAATGCGATATGCTGGAAAAAGTTATTTTACCTGGAGGGGATAAAGAGGAAGAAcctttaaaattttcttctggtgaattatgtgtaccaatatTTCCCTGGATAAATGGAGATGGAAGAATTAACAAGATTATTTACAAGGGACTAAGAAGACGTGTCCTTGGAATTGTAATGCAAAATCCGGGGATACTAGAG GATGACATTATCCGGCGGATGGATGTCTTGAACCCTCAG AGTTGTAGAAAATTGTTGGAGTTGATGATTTTGGATAATCACATCTATGTAAGGAAGATGCATCAATATATATCCAATGGGCCTCCTCTCATTCTAGGAACACTCTTCGGAAGCAGCTTCAGCAAATCAAAGTTGGTTTGCCGTGAACATTTCTTTGCGAATCCAATGAGTACAGCCTTACTATAG
- the LOC107406981 gene encoding uncharacterized protein LOC107406981 isoform X2, with protein sequence MDSIISSALEEICLEGQAGVSLRTLWSRLNPSLSSANLDLSPALKQAVWTGLLGVPTIQFQANKACYGASDLSIQSFQDAEKLNLKLVAEERLRDNFLGLYNVHSANVSIPEKQRRSLQRLATARKNGITQNQLAKEFGIEGRNFHYIAKNLECQGLIVRQAALVKTKEALDEGESRNSPSVTTNLMYLSRYANYLGSQQKLEITKEEHAPEVLENVNGSTTNEDGFTGNRVKEDVLVKDYLPAMEKVCDLLEKANGKVLVVADIKKELGYVGSSAGHKEWRRVRSRLKDAHIVEEFQAKVNDKVECCLRMLKQFSPKSFEPKALGCVGDGCEVQQLRFGKKCQAISQLMELPIEHQIYDMIDAAGSEGLTFMEVCRRLGLDNKKNHNRLFNMVSRFGMDLQAENHKKTAVYRLWTSGKRNSELANVVNDDKVSNVHVCNLDTLDSSVETRPENEPLTLKGDTVTSEEMESRKTDIDLSNVSPVDTQSSLLLPCPGNSQECILEPRDIYSEPELNLVSREAETNITSSETPPPMLKPVSSGSYPRYPCLSLTVDSSRREKRILERLQNEKFILRGELYKWLVSLEKDKCTTTDRKTVDRIVNKLQQQGNCIVRSISVPVVTNFGHSRTVQVVMHPSIQRPSPELVSEIHDRQRSFEIQSRGTCSSRWKKNESVPVLDDIQRTQNHANSDDRAVKSEAMRTNGFILAKMIRAKLLHCFLWDYLYSSEVSNNSLSSKEHVNKLSNPHSSSKLFSLEAAIRAIPVELFLQVVGSTQKFDDMIKKCKMGLHLSDLSVQEYKSLMDTRATGRLSLLIDILRRIKLIRMISDEHPKDGVQVLQSTYTHAMELKPYIEEPISKHALSLNFGYLDLRPRIRHDFILSNREAVNEYWQTLEYAYAAAHPKAALHAFPGSAVHEV encoded by the exons ATGGACTCGATCATATCTTCCGCGTTGGAAGAAATCTGTTTGGAAGGCCAAGCCGGTGTCTCTCTCCGAACTCTATGGTCCAGGCTCAACCCCTCCCTCTCTTCCGCCAACCTCGACCTCTCTCCGGCACTGAAGCAAGCCGTATGGACCGGTCTCCTCGGCGTTCCCACTATCCAATTCCAAGCCAACAAGGCGTGCTATGGCGCCTCCGACCTCTCCATTCAGTCTTTCCAAGACGCCGAGAAACTCAATTTGAAGCTTGTTGCCGAAGAGCGTCTCAGGGACAACTTTCTGGGGCTCTACAACGTCCACTCGGCCAATGTCAGCATACCTGAGAAGCAGCGACGCTCCCTCCAACGCCTTGCTACTGCTCG aaAAAATGGAATTACACAAAATCAACTTGCCAAAGAATTTGGCATAGAAGGGAGAAACTTCCATTATATAGCTAAGAACCTTGAGTGTCAAGGGTTAATAGTGAGGCAAGCTGCACTTGTAAAAACTAAAGAAGCTCTAGATGAAGGGGAGTCAAGAAACAGTCCAAGTGTAACTACCAATTTAATGTACTTATCTCGGTATGCTAATTATTTGGGATCTCAACAAAAATTGGAGATCACCAAAGAAGAACATGCTCCTGAAGTTCTTGAGAATGTTAATGGAAGTACTACTAATGAAGATGGTTTTACGGGCAATAGGGTTAAAGAGGATGTGCTGGTTAAGGATTACCTGCCAGCAATGGAAAAAGTCTGCGATCTACTTGAAAAAGCCAATGGCAAG GTTCTTGTTGTTGCAGATATTAAGAAAGAGCTAGGTTATGTTGGATCTTCTGCAGGACATAAGGAGTGGAGGAGg GTTCGTTCCAGGTTGAAAGATGCTCATATTGTGGAGGAGTTTCAGGCTAAAGTGAATGATAAG GTTGAATGTTGCCTCCGTATGCTTAAACAGTTTTCTCCAAAGAGTTTTGAGCCAAAAGCTCTTGGATGTGTAGGTGATGGCTGTGAGGTACAACAGTTGAGATTTGGTAAGAAATGTCAAGCCATCAGTCAGCTTATGGAACTTCCTATTGAGCATCAAATTTATGATATGATTGATGCTGCTGGATCTGAGGGCTTGACTTTCATGGAG GTCTGCAGGAGGCTTGGGCTTGACAACAAGAAGAACCACAACCGACTTTTTAATATGGTCTCTAGGTTTGGAATGGATCTGCAGGCAGAAAACCACAAGAAAACTGCAGTATATCGACTATGGACATCTGGAAAACGCAATTCTGAATTGGCTAATGTAGTCAATGATGATAAAGTTTCTAATGTGCACGTTTGCAATCTAGATACTCTTGACAGTTCAGTGGAGACCCGTCCAGAGAATGAGCCTTTAACTTTGAAAGGTGATACTGTTACATCTGAAGAAATGGAGAGTAGAAAAACTGACATTGACCTTTCTAATGTATCCCCTGTGGATACTCAGTCGAGCCTTTTGCTTCCTTGTCCTGGCAATTCCCAGGAGTGTATTCTTGAGCCAAGAGATATATATTCTGAGCCTGAACTAAATCTAGTGAGTAGAGAAGCGGAAACAAATATTACTTCATCAGAAACACCACCCCCTATGTTGAAGCCAGTTTCTTCTGGGTCATACCCGAGGTATCCATGTTTGTCGTTGACTGTGGATAGTTCTCGGAGGGAGAAAAGGATACTTGAGCGGTTACAG aatgaGAAGTTCATTTTACGAGGCGAGCTGTATAAGTGGCTTGTGAGTCTTGAGAAGGACAAGTGCACAACAACAGACAGGAAAACTGTTGACCGAATTGTAAACAAACTTCAGCAACAAGGAAATTGCATAGTTAGGAGCATCAGTGTCCCTGTTGTCACAAATTTTGGCCATAGCCGTACGGTTCAGGTAGTTATGCATCCATCCATTCAAAGGCCATCTCCCGAACTAGTTTCTGAAATTCACGATAGACAGAGGTCTTTTGAGATTCAAAGTCGTGGGACATGCTCATCCCGGTGGAAGAAAAATGAATCTGTTCCTGTATTAGATGATATTCAGAGAACTCAGAACCATGCCAATTCAGATGACCGAGCAGTTAAATCGGAAGCTATGCGCACTAATGGCTTTATTCTGGCAAAAATGATTCGTGCAAAACTTTTACATTGTTTCCTTTGGGATTATCTCTATAGTTCTGAAGTTTCTAATAATTCTTTATCATCTAAGGAACATGTCAACAAGCTAAGCAATCCTCATAGTAGTAGTAAATTGTTTTCCCTAGAAGCAGCAATTAGGGCCATTCCGGTTGAGCTGTTCTTACAAGTTGTTGGATCCACTCAAAAGTTTGATGATATGATCAAGAAGTGTAAGATGGGTTTGCATCTATCTGACCTCTCTGTTCAGGAATACAAGTCTCTCATGGATACCCGTGCAACTGGAAGGCTTTCGTTGCTTATTGACATCTTACGACGGATAAag ttgattcGGATGATTAGTGATGAGCATCCAAAAGATGGAGTCCAAGTTTTGCAATCCACCTATACACATGCAATGGAGCTAAAGCCTTATATAGAGGAACCGATTTCAAAGCATGCACTATCTTTGAATTTTGGTTATCTTGATCTTCGCCCAAGAATCAGGCATGACTTTATTTTGTCAAACAGAGAAGCCGTTAATGAGTATTGGCAAACTCTAGAGTATGCTTATGCAGCTGCTCACCCAAAAGCTGCTTTGCATGCATTCCCTGGATCTGCTGTTCATGAGGTATGA
- the LOC107406881 gene encoding protein ELF4-LIKE 4 isoform X2 encodes MEMEGGIFTGLGNGSQVDGKVLQTFQTNFVQVQDILDQNRLLINEINQNHESKIPDNLSRNVGLIRELNNNIRRVVDLYADLSSSFTKSMEASSEGESGGTLKSDGKTSQKRVRSG; translated from the coding sequence ATGGAAATGGAAGGTGGTATATTTACAGGCTTAGGTAATGGATCGCAAGTGGATGGCAAAGTTTTACAGACATTCCAGACTAATTTTGTACAAGTTCAGGACATTTTGGATCAGAACAGGTTGCTAATTAACGAGATTAACCAGAATCACGAGTCGAAGATCCCAGATAACTTGAGCCGGAATGTGGGATTAATCAGAGAGCTTAACAACAATATCAGAAGGGTGGTAGATCTCTATGCTGATCTTTCAAGTTCCTTCACCAAGTCAATGGAAGCTTCATCAGAAGGCGAATCAGGTGGCACTTTGAAATCGGATGGAAAAACTAGTCAGAAGAGAGTTAGATCCGGGTAG